One Bdellovibrio bacteriovorus str. Tiberius DNA segment encodes these proteins:
- a CDS encoding DUF748 domain-containing protein, producing MTTTAKRILQICILLLGLYSLAGFLVVPWIIKSQITKQAELRLQTTPQVGSVSFNPFTFELVIEKFVLPSKDQEKPRLAFNHFALNLTLYALVNQEILLKSVTLDKASARFVVFKNGATNWDLTPTGEPEKDTSQDSDWVLTLEQIQIRESGLDFFDFTHALALELPLGPMNLTAANISTSLGSTTSLKSLNVSVGEQGTISLSGDMQLKPVTVNVAVKARQIPLDFLTAYLSDHTHLTLQKGQADTMSRIQYKNGRVSVTGEAQIHNLALVPENQEKPVLEWNQLDLQGIDISTNPLDLKVAELGLKGLKTEVELRKDGTLNFRSFLKNSKTAPKTSAPVNYHVGKLSLTEGLVSYADLQIRPNFKALVQNLEGSVGPISPKVDEKIQIALAGQVEAYGKFKGKGFIIPGVKRPTLDLEMNFHNIEMTTFTPYSGHFAGYEIKKGKLFLDLNYKLVNNRIKGGNKVLLDQFTLGNKVESKNATAWPLKLGLALMKDRKGQIKFQLPVEGDVNSPSFSLGNLIWTAVKNMIINIVAAPFDFLASLVGGGDDMQDIRFAPGEAELKSAEKEKLMKLAQALAERPQLSLEIRGEYQAADKQALQINALEEKLQLFLVKNKDRSKAVRTVAKEYLKPEEFDAIDEQFAKDPVGRATAWEKKTAETLPVSEDELKNLALSRGKAVMTELAAAQVATERMYLLSGTAGDAGKTPQVTLLLKEK from the coding sequence ATGACTACGACGGCAAAAAGAATCCTGCAAATTTGCATCTTATTGCTTGGCCTCTACAGCCTTGCGGGTTTTCTTGTCGTTCCCTGGATTATCAAATCCCAAATCACCAAACAGGCTGAACTTCGACTGCAAACCACTCCGCAAGTGGGCTCCGTATCTTTCAATCCGTTCACGTTTGAGCTGGTGATTGAAAAGTTCGTCCTTCCTTCCAAAGATCAGGAAAAGCCGCGTTTGGCTTTCAATCATTTTGCGTTGAATTTGACGCTGTATGCACTGGTGAACCAAGAGATCCTTTTAAAAAGTGTCACTTTGGACAAGGCTTCGGCGCGTTTTGTGGTCTTTAAAAACGGGGCCACCAACTGGGATCTGACTCCGACGGGCGAACCTGAAAAAGACACATCCCAGGATTCTGATTGGGTTCTGACACTTGAGCAAATTCAGATCCGCGAAAGCGGTTTGGACTTTTTTGATTTCACTCATGCGTTGGCGCTGGAGCTTCCATTGGGGCCCATGAATCTGACGGCGGCCAATATCAGCACCTCTTTGGGATCGACCACGTCGCTAAAGTCATTAAATGTTTCTGTCGGAGAACAAGGCACAATAAGTCTTAGTGGCGACATGCAGTTAAAACCAGTGACGGTCAATGTGGCGGTGAAAGCCCGTCAGATTCCTTTGGATTTTTTGACGGCTTACCTGTCAGACCACACGCACTTGACGCTGCAAAAAGGTCAGGCCGATACGATGTCCCGCATTCAGTATAAAAACGGCCGAGTGTCCGTCACAGGTGAAGCCCAGATTCATAATCTGGCATTGGTGCCTGAAAATCAGGAAAAGCCCGTGCTGGAATGGAATCAGCTGGATCTGCAAGGGATCGATATCAGCACCAATCCTCTGGATTTGAAAGTGGCCGAACTGGGACTTAAAGGTCTTAAGACAGAAGTGGAATTAAGAAAAGACGGGACGCTGAATTTCCGATCATTCTTAAAGAATTCAAAAACGGCGCCTAAAACATCCGCACCGGTTAACTATCATGTGGGCAAACTCAGTCTGACGGAGGGGCTGGTCAGCTATGCTGATCTTCAGATTCGTCCTAACTTTAAAGCTCTGGTGCAGAATCTTGAAGGTTCTGTCGGACCGATTTCGCCGAAGGTGGACGAAAAGATTCAAATTGCCCTGGCCGGGCAGGTAGAGGCTTACGGAAAGTTCAAAGGCAAAGGCTTCATTATTCCCGGGGTCAAACGCCCGACGCTGGATCTGGAAATGAACTTTCACAATATTGAAATGACGACATTTACGCCGTATTCGGGTCACTTTGCAGGTTATGAAATCAAGAAGGGTAAGCTTTTTCTGGATTTGAACTATAAGCTTGTGAACAACCGTATCAAAGGTGGGAACAAGGTTTTGCTGGATCAGTTCACATTGGGGAACAAAGTTGAAAGCAAGAATGCAACAGCTTGGCCGTTGAAGCTGGGTTTGGCTTTGATGAAGGACCGTAAAGGGCAGATCAAGTTTCAGTTGCCGGTGGAAGGGGATGTGAATTCACCGTCCTTTTCATTGGGAAATCTGATTTGGACGGCGGTCAAAAACATGATCATCAATATCGTGGCGGCTCCTTTTGATTTCCTGGCCAGTCTGGTCGGGGGCGGGGACGATATGCAGGACATTCGCTTTGCCCCGGGGGAAGCGGAGTTAAAATCCGCAGAAAAAGAAAAGCTGATGAAGCTGGCCCAAGCTCTGGCCGAGCGTCCACAGTTGAGTCTTGAGATCCGCGGCGAATATCAGGCCGCTGACAAACAGGCCCTGCAGATCAACGCACTGGAAGAAAAGTTGCAACTTTTTCTTGTGAAGAACAAGGATCGCAGCAAAGCCGTGCGGACCGTCGCCAAAGAGTACCTAAAGCCTGAAGAATTTGATGCCATTGACGAGCAATTCGCCAAAGACCCTGTCGGTCGCGCCACCGCCTGGGAAAAGAAAACAGCTGAAACACTTCCTGTCAGTGAAGATGAGCTGAAGAACCTGGCGCTTTCCCGCGGCAAAGCCGTGATGACAGAGCTTGCAGCCGCCCAAGTGGCAACTGAACGTATGTACCTGCTGTCAGGAACTGCCGGGGATGCGGGTAAGACCCCGCAAGTGACTTTGCTGTTGAAAGAAAAGTAA
- a CDS encoding chemotaxis protein CheW: MKNSSHTKMFASFRLGPAELALSISSLQEVVNYPEKITLVPLAPNYLTGLFNLRGTVTPIVDMGRLLDMETSGNNSVKKVAIVQVNNVRIGLLFDSTSEILNVQPADIARFDNPLEGRKSVISSVLKLNGGDRIVEVLDPEALVKIENIPQILEQSRNTVTEMTRKSSKRDQCITVRSGDLEFGLSISGIREIIRVPEIKRSVLAVDYCIGMVNLRGTIIPILDFRMFLKIEGEESRDLESRRIVILKLQNIQVGFMVDSVDSIVTFFEEEVLPIPMFAQEKVEMMRGLLAQENKTNVVLLNESKILSDQEIMAITRGHDSLYGNREKEAEAAKAKTERKPYISFRLDFLLSTRLSSIDEIAKVEGELMRPPGYPEYVVGMMKMRGEVVTIVDLRTFYGMKASTDIANSRVLIVKGQQNKFGLLVDSVESIDTVDEANKTRIPTVLAPDASKTLQGDMKEIVEVTDLAGVKKTFMILDVPELMNRLDVRAA; the protein is encoded by the coding sequence ATGAAAAATTCTTCTCATACAAAGATGTTTGCTTCTTTCCGCCTGGGTCCGGCTGAACTGGCCCTGTCAATTTCCTCGTTGCAGGAAGTGGTGAACTATCCCGAAAAAATCACACTGGTGCCGCTGGCGCCGAATTATCTGACCGGACTTTTCAATCTGCGTGGCACCGTCACTCCGATTGTGGATATGGGCCGTTTGCTGGATATGGAAACTTCCGGCAACAACAGCGTCAAGAAAGTGGCGATTGTGCAGGTGAATAACGTGCGCATTGGTCTGCTTTTTGACTCGACGTCAGAAATTTTGAATGTGCAGCCCGCGGATATTGCACGATTTGACAACCCATTAGAGGGACGCAAATCGGTCATTAGCAGTGTGCTGAAGTTGAATGGCGGGGATCGTATCGTAGAGGTGCTGGATCCTGAAGCCCTGGTTAAGATAGAAAACATCCCGCAGATTCTGGAGCAAAGTCGTAACACGGTCACAGAGATGACCCGCAAGTCATCAAAACGCGACCAGTGCATTACGGTGCGTTCCGGGGATTTGGAATTCGGCCTGAGCATTTCGGGTATTCGCGAGATCATTCGAGTTCCTGAGATCAAACGCAGTGTCTTGGCAGTGGATTACTGCATCGGCATGGTGAATCTGCGGGGCACGATCATTCCTATTCTGGATTTCCGCATGTTCCTTAAGATTGAAGGTGAGGAATCCAGGGACCTTGAGTCCCGTCGTATTGTGATTTTGAAACTGCAGAATATTCAGGTCGGTTTCATGGTCGACAGTGTCGACAGCATCGTGACTTTCTTTGAAGAGGAAGTGCTGCCGATTCCGATGTTTGCCCAGGAAAAAGTGGAAATGATGCGCGGTCTGCTGGCGCAGGAAAACAAAACCAACGTTGTGCTTTTGAATGAAAGCAAGATTTTGTCCGATCAGGAGATTATGGCAATCACCCGCGGTCATGACTCGCTTTACGGCAACCGCGAAAAAGAGGCTGAAGCCGCCAAGGCGAAAACGGAAAGAAAACCATATATTTCATTCCGTCTGGATTTCCTTCTGTCGACGCGTTTAAGTTCTATTGACGAAATTGCCAAAGTCGAAGGGGAGCTGATGCGGCCACCGGGATATCCGGAATATGTCGTGGGCATGATGAAGATGCGCGGAGAAGTGGTGACGATCGTAGATTTGCGCACCTTCTATGGGATGAAGGCGTCCACAGATATTGCCAACTCACGGGTTCTGATCGTCAAAGGTCAGCAAAACAAATTCGGCCTGCTGGTGGATTCCGTAGAGTCGATTGACACAGTGGACGAAGCCAACAAGACACGTATTCCCACGGTTCTGGCACCCGACGCCTCGAAAACTTTGCAAGGGGATATGAAAGAAATTGTGGAAGTCACCGATCTTGCTGGGGTGAAAAAGACGTTTATGATTCTGGATGTGCCAGAGCTTATGAATCGTCTGGATGTCCGCGCGGCATAA